CGGCAGGCGGGGGGCATGGGCATGTCGAGGGCCAGCCTCGGGGAGTGCTTCCAGGCGTGCCTCCACGTGGTCGACAGCACGCTGGTCCTCGCAGCCTGCTTCGCGTCCAGCTTCGACGCGATCGTCGCCAGCAGCTCCGCCGGAAGGTCTCCGAACGCCGCCGCTCCCGCTGGACCGCTGCGTGTCGGCTCGCGATGGCCACCGCGTCTGCCGGCTGATGGATTGTCGCGTGGCGGGTTGTGGTGGCAGATCAGGCTGGGGTTGCAGCGGCAGGTGATGAGGACGGTGGCTACCCCTTCTGTGCGTGCATCGGCCAAGGTCCGGCCGGGAGGACCAGTCAGATTGTTCCCCATCGATGGATGTTTCTGGCGATCGCTGGCCGAGGTTGGGATGCAGGTCTCAGCTGTTCGCCACGAGAACGAGGTAAGATCATCGATTTGGACACCACGATCATCGTTGTTCCGAACTTTTTTTTAGAGAAGTTCGTTCCGAACTCTGTTGCGTGTGTCCACGGGCCACGGCCCAAATAAGGCCCACGTAGAACAACATTTCGGGCCATACGGGCCAGAAAGTCGGAGGGCAACATTTCCGGCACGCGAGCACAAACCTAGCAGGTGTCCAGGTCCGAGTCCGAGCGGCACCGACCGAGCACCTTCGCAAACCCCTCaaccctcgccgccgccgccgccgcagacgACGACGCCGGCGACATGGGCAAGTTCCGCAAGCTCGGGCGCCACGCTGCGCACCGCGTGTCCATGCTCAGGTATCGAGCGCTGATCTTCTTTCTCCGCTCACCGCTGTGATGTATATGTGCTGCGTCGCCGTGCGGCTGACATTCCTTCTGGATTCGTGTGCTTCGGCAGGACGATGGTGTCGCAGCTGGTGAAGCACGAGCGCATCGAGACCACCGTCGCCAAGGTACGTTTGCCGATGGCTTTGCGGTGGGTGTTTGCCTGCCGGACCGGAATCTGTGTGTATTTGTACTGACCCTTTCTGGTGATTGGTGTGTCAGGCGAAGGAGGTGCGGCGCAAGGCGGATCAGATGGTGCAGCTCGGCAAAGATGTAAACTCGACACCATTTACCTAGTGCCCAACGTTTTTTTGACCTGAAAACACTTCATTTTCATTGATCCATGGAGCTATGTGTCTGCAAACATGATGTAGCCAACTACACACACAGTTTAGAACTAGTTAATCAGCAGGAATATGTAACTAATAGGATCTGTTCCGAGGTGTTAGCATTCACATACTTTTCTAGACACTTAGAATCAGACATTATACCTTTGGTTATATCATCGTAAGGCTTACATGTTATTTTCAAGCAGAAGAATTGTTGAAAGTCTCTCATCAGAGAACTATAAACAATGTGAATGTTTTTCGAGTTTTtgtaaaataaaaataaaaaatcagAACAGTCTGTGTTTCAGCATAGTGCCTAGTGTGTATCAATTTTTCCCTGCTAAAAATTCATTATTTGATCAAAAATCCCTTCGATACATTGGGTGTTCTCATTATCATTTTTTTGTTGTTGGTAGAACGTAAGTTCCTGATGTTATATTTTCTGTTCTTCCATATGCGACTTCAAGCCTCTTGTTATCTACCCAAGATGTTGCATTCATTTGGTAGTCTTATCTTCAGGTTTCAAATACTGAAACTCATGTGCTCTTGTTATCTGATCAAGATGTTTGCATTGATTTAGTTAACTATTACATCTAGGCTAAAATGCAGAACCTCATGTCATATTGATAAATTATGTAGGGTACACTGGATGCAGCAAGACGTGCTTCTGCTTTTGTTCGCGGAGATGATGTTGTCCATAAGCTATTCACAGAGCTGGCCTACCGCTATAAGTATGTCTTTTTAGCTAGCCATTGATAAGTTTGATCTAATACAACTGGCACTCCCTTTGATTTACTTTTCAACCTCGCTGAGTACTCCTGCATGCTTAggattattattattttcaaagAAAAGTAACCTTCTAGTTGATGAAGAAGAGCTATGTAGGGAGGGATATGTTGTAAATGTCCTCAAATCTGTAAGAGCCATTATTTCTGAAAAAAAAAGACACTAAGGCTAGACAATTGTTTCTTTCGAAACAGGGGAGGATATCATTTTCATACCAAACCTAACGATTTCTTTTTATTGTTTTTATATTCTAGAGATCGAGCAGGTGGATATACAAGACTTTTGCGAACTAGGATACGAATAGGCGATGCAGCACCAATGGCATACATTGAGTAAGATTCTTTGTTCATATATCCTCTCATTTCCACTGGGTGATAGTAGCTACTCTATGTACTCACCTTTTATTTCTACTTGACTTTGCCTCTGCATTTGCTTGACGTCAACGGTCAAAACTCTGACTGGTTGCTCTACATCATGAATGTTTTCAAATCCACGGATTATATATTACTATGCTCAGACAATGTAATGTACGTTCGAAGGCTATGAGTTGATGAAGAAAGCAGTCGGTTCAGGAATAGGTCTAGAGCTTTTACTGTCAACGTAATTTTTTGCTATGTTTTAGCAAACTTGACCATGGTTGGCACTATCACCAAAAAAATTCCTCCCTGAAATTTCCAGAAACCATAACTGGTTGTCTTCAGCTTCTGGTGACATTTTTTGTGGATCAACAGGACTTTCCGCCCAGCTTTTGCATATGTTGTATCTAACACGCTCCCTGTGCAGGTTTGTGGACAGAGAGAACGAGCTCCGGGAGGCCAAACCTgcaacgccgccgccgcctcagcGGGTTCCACTTGATCCATGGGCCAAGTCTCGTGCCAGCCAACAATGGGCGGGACCGAAAGTTACCATGAACCCCAAGTCAGAAGGCTTATGAGAGCAGCATCTGCACTGTGTTTCTTTCTGGTGAATGAGAGTATTCATTTGTTTGTGGAACTCGACTAGGCATGGGGCTTGTCACGCAGGAGGATTTTTGTCAGCGTATAATTGTCAATAGAATAATTCAACTTAGATTTGCTATCCCTCCGGTGAATACAGAGATGTATGATCGAATGGGGATGCGGTGGTGGTATGGCGCAAGTGTCAGTGATATGTTGGTTTTTCCTATTGCTGATGTACAATGAAATGTTTGAAGAATCACCTGGCAGATTCGAGCCTGGATCTCATGCCTTCTCATGCCTTTCACGGCCTCCATAAAAAGTCTCTCGGTTAATTGCTTGCTACTgatgtttgtgtgtgtgtttacTGCAGCTAGTGGAGTGCTTTTGTTTAGGATGCAAATGCCTTCTTTTCCCATACAAAATGGAAAATTTGCTGATCTGCAATACTGTACATATTTCTGTTATGGTGGAATTGCTACCATTTAACAGATCGCATTGTACCATTTGATGCCTATAGTTTAGAAAAATTCTAATGATTCCATT
The Aegilops tauschii subsp. strangulata cultivar AL8/78 chromosome 3, Aet v6.0, whole genome shotgun sequence genome window above contains:
- the LOC109786239 gene encoding uncharacterized protein; this encodes MGKFRKLGRHAAHRVSMLRTMVSQLVKHERIETTVAKAKEVRRKADQMVQLGKDGTLDAARRASAFVRGDDVVHKLFTELAYRYKDRAGGYTRLLRTRIRIGDAAPMAYIEFVDRENELREAKPATPPPPQRVPLDPWAKSRASQQWAGPKVTMNPKSEGL